One Thalassotalea sediminis DNA segment encodes these proteins:
- a CDS encoding AraC family transcriptional regulator: MNTLSNTRSFADIRLVIPKFLLEKLRIHPLTAGLYPTALGKYSQQTSVQIEQSQIEQHQLIYCQYGEGCLNYKNKTRTVKRGDLVLISPNQPFQYKRKTGSKNAVYWINFTGKLADDFAERLLMKMEDGLGFVNVQENIYKDYDNLIALGSRGYTATNVIHAVHVLQQTLSFLALQLRIESFNKGTSFSIDAIDELMRDNLHQELNLDTLAHYSQLSKFHFAKKFKELTDTSPIQYFINMKMQQACFQLDNTVDTVKQIGESLGYNDPYYFSRLFKKIVGMSPKRYREN; encoded by the coding sequence ATGAATACTCTAAGTAATACACGCTCATTTGCCGATATTCGATTAGTTATACCTAAGTTTCTGCTAGAAAAATTAAGAATACATCCGCTAACTGCAGGACTTTATCCTACTGCACTAGGAAAATATTCACAGCAAACTTCCGTTCAAATCGAACAATCACAAATTGAGCAGCACCAACTGATTTATTGTCAATACGGTGAAGGTTGTTTGAACTATAAGAATAAAACACGAACCGTAAAACGTGGTGATCTTGTGTTGATATCGCCAAACCAACCGTTTCAATATAAACGAAAAACGGGCAGTAAAAATGCCGTATATTGGATTAACTTTACAGGGAAACTAGCTGATGATTTTGCTGAACGTTTATTAATGAAAATGGAGGATGGTTTAGGCTTTGTAAATGTACAAGAAAATATCTACAAAGATTACGATAATCTGATTGCATTAGGTAGTCGAGGTTACACGGCTACAAATGTTATACATGCTGTTCATGTACTTCAACAAACATTAAGCTTTTTAGCGTTGCAATTGAGAATAGAGTCATTCAATAAGGGTACAAGTTTTAGCATTGATGCAATCGACGAGCTTATGAGAGACAACCTGCATCAAGAGCTCAATTTAGATACGCTTGCCCACTACAGTCAATTATCGAAATTTCATTTCGCTAAAAAATTTAAAGAACTCACGGATACATCACCCATTCAATACTTCATCAATATGAAGATGCAACAAGCGTGCTTTCAATTAGATAATACTGTAGATACGGTGAAACAGATAGGTGAATCGTTAGGGTATAATGACCCATATTACTTTTCACGATTATTTAAAAAAATCGTTGGTATGTCACCAAAACGATATAGAGAAAATTAA
- a CDS encoding alpha/beta hydrolase family protein, whose amino-acid sequence MTKHTAKGFEMLKHFLFLILIILTANSLAFEGEYLFDNPTYTDVQLSPDGKIMAVKAEVEEKFVIIFIDTKQNKPVNIVSLAGSQEVGDFGWVNNERVVMTIKYRKPWVKELSSYGELFAINYDGSQSEMIYGYQSGEQQVGSNIKKKKSIRGWANIIDMLPEDKEHILISSTPWSASRDKLSTVYKLNTYSGKLVKKIAKAPISYASFVTDETGEVVIATGRDEDNNQQVFIRRGEEWQKLSQSGFGSSFIPLTVTKSGNELYVLDRYQQDKTGLFTFNLDDLSFKHIYTNKNVDITNVSRTIDKRNIYAIRVDDGRPAYVLIEQELDEAKIFRLLTQSFPGKKLDITSHTEDGSKYVVRVSSDTDPGAFYLYDSNKNQLGLIFKYYPKIDERKLQTMEPITFTSSDDYNVHGFFTQAVGNNTTNPLVILVHGGPHARDYWGFSAQVQYLAQNGFSVLQVNFRGSTGYGEAFKEAGHEQWGGNIQRDIYESYLWAVKNKKVDENNVCIMGASFGGYSAIQSAVKYPDVYRCSVANAGVYDLPHLFNEGDVKDLSFGESYLSMTLGTDEEKMKLFSPNYHADKIKAALFLAHGEKDVRAPYEHVVRLRKSLDRIDKPYEWFVLEKETHGFHDPVNQSAYMKKVVHFLKSHLTMN is encoded by the coding sequence TTGACGAAACATACAGCAAAGGGATTTGAAATGCTCAAACACTTTTTATTTTTAATATTGATTATTCTTACTGCAAACAGCCTTGCATTTGAAGGTGAGTACCTGTTTGATAACCCTACCTATACCGATGTTCAGCTGTCACCTGATGGCAAAATAATGGCTGTTAAGGCAGAGGTAGAAGAGAAGTTTGTTATTATTTTTATTGATACCAAACAGAACAAACCTGTAAACATTGTGAGTTTAGCTGGAAGCCAAGAGGTTGGTGATTTTGGCTGGGTAAACAATGAACGCGTTGTCATGACAATTAAGTATCGAAAACCTTGGGTTAAAGAGCTTTCATCTTATGGAGAACTGTTTGCGATTAATTATGACGGTAGCCAAAGTGAAATGATTTATGGCTACCAGAGTGGTGAGCAACAAGTTGGATCAAATATTAAGAAGAAGAAAAGTATAAGAGGATGGGCAAATATTATCGATATGTTGCCTGAGGACAAAGAGCATATTCTCATATCATCAACCCCTTGGAGTGCTTCTCGCGACAAATTAAGTACCGTATATAAGTTAAATACTTATAGTGGTAAGTTGGTAAAGAAAATTGCTAAAGCGCCTATTTCATATGCTAGTTTTGTGACAGATGAAACAGGAGAAGTCGTGATTGCTACAGGCAGAGATGAGGACAATAACCAACAAGTCTTCATTCGTCGGGGTGAAGAATGGCAAAAATTATCTCAATCAGGCTTTGGTAGTAGTTTTATACCGTTAACTGTGACTAAATCGGGAAATGAGCTCTATGTGCTTGATCGTTATCAACAAGACAAAACGGGTTTATTCACGTTTAATTTAGACGATTTAAGTTTTAAGCATATTTATACCAATAAAAATGTTGATATTACAAATGTTTCTCGAACGATTGATAAACGTAACATTTATGCGATAAGAGTTGATGATGGTCGACCAGCGTATGTATTAATTGAACAAGAGCTAGATGAAGCGAAGATATTTCGCTTATTAACACAGTCGTTCCCTGGTAAGAAACTTGATATTACTAGTCATACTGAAGATGGCTCTAAATATGTTGTTAGGGTATCTTCAGATACAGATCCGGGTGCTTTCTATTTATATGATAGTAATAAAAACCAACTAGGATTAATTTTTAAATATTACCCTAAAATTGATGAGCGTAAACTTCAAACAATGGAACCAATAACATTTACGTCTTCTGATGATTACAACGTTCATGGGTTTTTTACACAGGCAGTCGGTAATAATACAACAAATCCGCTCGTTATTTTGGTTCATGGTGGCCCTCACGCGAGAGATTATTGGGGCTTTTCTGCACAAGTTCAATATTTAGCTCAAAATGGCTTTTCAGTGTTACAAGTAAACTTCCGTGGTTCCACTGGCTATGGTGAGGCTTTTAAGGAAGCAGGCCATGAACAGTGGGGGGGAAATATTCAACGAGATATTTATGAGAGCTACTTGTGGGCAGTAAAAAATAAAAAGGTAGATGAAAATAATGTATGCATTATGGGAGCAAGTTTTGGTGGCTATTCAGCCATTCAGAGTGCGGTAAAGTATCCTGATGTTTATCGTTGCTCTGTTGCTAACGCAGGTGTTTATGATTTACCTCACTTGTTTAACGAAGGCGATGTGAAAGACTTAAGCTTTGGTGAAAGTTATTTATCAATGACACTAGGTACAGATGAGGAAAAAATGAAATTATTTTCTCCTAATTATCACGCCGATAAAATTAAAGCTGCTTTATTTTTAGCACATGGTGAAAAGGATGTACGTGCACCTTATGAGCATGTTGTTCGTTTAAGAAAATCACTCGATCGCATTGATAAACCTTATGAATGGTTTGTATTAGAAAAAGAAACACATGGCTTTCATGATCCTGTTAATCAATCAGCTTATATGAAAAAAGTTGTACATTTCTTAAAATCACATCTAACAATGAATTAA
- a CDS encoding glycosyl hydrolase family 18 protein produces MCRLLKSMSVVIGLVLPIYGHAMPKVIGYLPSYHGIENQLERINLSKVTHLMLAFLHPNKQGKFVENNQPSCMVGQHGFPLRLGEIHHLIDKAHRSNVKVLVSIGGAAYPDCAGDWRILLSSENRDKTIKNLLAFVDELGFDGLDIDIESKVLTDIDNNGDFLPFIKSLQQNLILQDKLLTAATGSYVGGMLPESTLPYFDFVSVMSYDAVGPTWGNVGVEHSTLAKAKADLALWRSKGLTKEQLILGLPFYGYGFGKYKKNYTFDDILGEFGPEKSQGDLIGKNCAQCDYITFNGYQTIKAKTELALQFGAGVMIWELSQDLPSSLGLLHTINETINKNKNESR; encoded by the coding sequence ATGTGTAGATTGTTAAAAAGTATGTCTGTAGTGATAGGACTCGTTTTGCCAATATACGGACATGCAATGCCAAAGGTGATCGGCTATTTACCGAGTTATCATGGCATAGAGAATCAACTAGAACGTATAAATTTATCGAAAGTCACGCACTTAATGCTCGCTTTTTTACACCCTAACAAGCAAGGTAAGTTTGTTGAAAATAACCAGCCGAGTTGCATGGTAGGACAACATGGTTTTCCATTAAGGTTAGGGGAAATACATCATCTAATTGATAAAGCACATCGCTCAAATGTCAAAGTGCTGGTATCTATTGGTGGTGCGGCTTATCCAGATTGTGCCGGGGATTGGCGTATATTATTATCGTCAGAAAATCGTGACAAAACGATAAAAAATCTGTTGGCTTTTGTCGATGAATTAGGTTTCGATGGTCTGGATATAGACATTGAAAGTAAAGTGTTAACTGACATTGACAACAACGGCGACTTTTTACCTTTCATTAAATCATTACAACAAAACCTGATATTGCAAGATAAATTACTGACTGCTGCAACTGGTTCATATGTTGGTGGAATGTTACCTGAGTCTACTTTGCCTTACTTTGATTTTGTTTCCGTTATGTCATATGACGCCGTAGGTCCAACTTGGGGAAACGTGGGGGTTGAGCATTCTACATTAGCAAAAGCTAAAGCTGATCTAGCGTTATGGCGAAGTAAGGGACTCACTAAAGAGCAATTAATATTAGGATTACCTTTTTATGGCTATGGCTTTGGAAAATATAAGAAAAATTATACTTTTGACGATATTTTAGGTGAGTTTGGACCTGAAAAAAGCCAGGGCGATTTGATTGGAAAAAATTGCGCTCAGTGCGATTACATTACCTTTAATGGTTACCAAACAATCAAAGCTAAAACCGAACTTGCGTTACAATTTGGCGCTGGTGTAATGATTTGGGAACTATCGCAAGACTTACCTTCTAGTTTAGGGTTGCTTCACACGATTAACGAAACGATCAATAAAAATAAAAATGAGAGCAGGTGA
- a CDS encoding tryptophan halogenase family protein — protein sequence MQQGINSICIVGGGTAGWMAASLLSNVLKGCQIKITVVESPDISTIGVGESTVPSITGFLNTSQIDVKEFIKATSATFKLGIRFDDWYSVDEQYFHPFGHIGRDLNGFDFYQVWLKSLSEGNPASLMDYSVNAEMAKNNRFVFRPKQTKDWVLANSSHALHLDATQVTCFLRDVCLKRGVERVEATVNEVELNEDGFIKQLHTDCQKLISSDFFIDCTGFKALLIEKSLGVSVEEWSQYLPCDRAVTIQTKTDQPPVPYTIAKAQAAGWTWTIPLQHRTGNGYVFSSQYCSDEQAIKTLTDNIQGTMLTEPKIIPFTTGKRKKVWHKNCLALGLAGGFLEPLESTAIHLVYKTLVNFIQHFPDADIGIQNEQLFNKKMDCDYLEIRDFIILHYATAQRTDTDFWRWCKDMPIPDSLDHIISVFKERGELQNVYGDFFTKNSWCAVLEGMHIRPKKYNPLIDGFHQQELANMLMRSVKSIQDTVSTMPLHDEFIRQHCRANMPET from the coding sequence ATGCAGCAAGGTATTAATTCAATTTGTATTGTAGGTGGTGGCACGGCGGGCTGGATGGCAGCCTCGTTGCTATCTAATGTACTTAAAGGATGTCAAATTAAGATCACCGTTGTCGAATCTCCCGATATTTCAACGATTGGTGTCGGTGAGTCCACAGTACCTTCGATCACAGGGTTTTTAAATACCAGTCAAATAGATGTAAAAGAGTTTATAAAAGCCACATCTGCTACGTTTAAGTTAGGTATTCGTTTTGACGATTGGTATAGCGTAGATGAGCAGTACTTTCACCCATTTGGCCACATAGGTAGAGATCTAAATGGTTTTGATTTTTATCAGGTATGGCTTAAGTCATTATCGGAAGGAAATCCCGCTTCTTTGATGGATTATTCTGTAAATGCTGAAATGGCTAAAAATAACCGTTTTGTTTTCAGACCTAAGCAAACGAAAGACTGGGTATTGGCTAATAGTTCACATGCTTTGCACCTTGATGCGACACAAGTTACTTGTTTTTTACGAGATGTTTGTTTGAAGCGCGGTGTTGAGCGAGTTGAGGCGACTGTTAACGAGGTAGAGCTTAATGAGGACGGTTTTATAAAGCAATTGCATACCGATTGTCAAAAGCTAATAAGTAGTGATTTTTTTATTGATTGCACCGGATTTAAAGCGTTACTCATAGAAAAGTCATTAGGTGTTTCCGTTGAAGAGTGGTCACAATATTTGCCATGTGATCGCGCTGTAACTATACAAACAAAAACTGACCAACCGCCCGTACCTTATACCATAGCAAAGGCTCAAGCAGCTGGTTGGACATGGACTATCCCATTACAACACAGGACGGGTAATGGTTATGTCTTTTCAAGTCAATATTGCAGTGATGAACAAGCAATAAAAACGCTCACTGACAATATACAAGGCACAATGCTGACTGAACCTAAAATTATTCCATTTACCACTGGCAAAAGAAAAAAAGTATGGCATAAGAACTGTTTAGCTTTGGGGTTAGCTGGTGGCTTTTTAGAGCCATTAGAATCTACTGCTATTCATTTGGTTTACAAAACATTAGTGAATTTTATTCAGCATTTTCCTGATGCTGATATTGGCATACAAAATGAGCAATTATTTAATAAAAAGATGGATTGTGATTATCTCGAAATAAGAGATTTTATTATTTTACATTACGCGACAGCACAGCGCACGGATACAGACTTTTGGCGATGGTGTAAAGATATGCCAATTCCAGACAGTCTTGACCATATAATATCAGTGTTCAAAGAACGTGGTGAACTTCAAAATGTTTATGGTGATTTCTTTACTAAAAACAGTTGGTGTGCAGTGTTAGAAGGGATGCATATTCGTCCTAAAAAATATAACCCTTTAATCGACGGGTTTCATCAGCAGGAGCTTGCTAATATGTTGATGCGAAGTGTCAAGTCGATTCAAGACACGGTAAGTACCATGCCACTTCATGATGAGTTCATTCGACAACATTGCCGAGCGAACATGCCAGAAACTTGA
- a CDS encoding TonB-dependent receptor: protein MTKQFNKNLLSIAVCSALAYSNTAIAYQEESQENKAEDKSVEVIEVLGIRKSIASAQDLKRMADTVKDVITATDIGSLPDKSVTEALQRVPGVTIERFAASDDPKHYADEGTGVLVRGLDRVRSEINGRDAFSANPSGGLSYEDFPAELLGAVEVVKNQTADLISGGIAGTVNLITRKPFDSPDRMFAFGVKGNYGDYRKEATPSFNALFSDNWETNSGKWGLLVAGSRTEFKTKGDGFGLGNYHSRGPFSAFSYESWGELRGPGVEAGFWDGPCSPSVQAWDGTCEPSNLYTEEDEENYVSEYEGGPVEGQPDGVTYYTPAALTITTAENERKRTGLTASVQWESPDERTLVTVEHIYSKASLDWREYVINNGERGFISTVPDGIKWSAGSNRYPLTVDKNGYVTSGVGDLTTTQYHHNFFSRYNNTESEIADSSINIRFKATDSLTVHFDYQNVDSERTVDNYQLTASMRGGDYTDQYAPFFLDLRNETPSVEFLNPGISNPPDVPGPTLNDEGDLEFTHPVLSLYSGLPHIEANDAESDSFKLDLEYVIEKGVFTRIHAGAYYSDKDLVARSTEYEGWQPLNKRWVAEEAYLSSTQVAPELFERVNFRDHFRGDTFEGPFTSFLFPRMNLTENFNQTLREGCGTYFSPDNAWDQSGNCALPYDDMTGRVDGPFAARHISETNTKRTEFYLRADFEVDLSDDVYLTGNIGLRSVDYDLESTGAVTLPAPASVSEVGSVRHQVWQDLYPELVSLSTGEAFFSTVDHNYSTVLPSLNLNFGIGDDFVVRFGASKGIFFPSLTDSVNKMFVSLSAESVLQDPNQAENDETNPVIDYKNIEITANARNPYLDPEESVNLDVTAEWYFAETGSLTAGLFRKKLDGIIRNKSFASTVEANEQDYTVSAYGPSNVGSGTIQGYEVSYTQFYDMLPGALKGLGLQLNYTYIDQDGLEDPNENPTVQSRFSNGSLEAPDGRNTFRQFSGLPLVGYSDQNVNIVGMYEYEGISARLAYTWRSEYLLALRESTEFVPVYSEAQGLMDFSIHYNISDNFKVGFEVSNVLGENTNTKYQQNQEGTLTDAFTFTTDRRYALSLRGSF from the coding sequence ATGACTAAACAATTTAACAAGAATTTATTATCGATAGCCGTTTGTAGTGCATTAGCATATTCAAATACGGCCATTGCTTATCAAGAAGAATCGCAAGAAAATAAAGCTGAAGATAAAAGTGTTGAAGTCATTGAGGTGCTAGGGATACGTAAGAGTATTGCTTCAGCTCAAGACCTGAAACGTATGGCTGATACGGTTAAAGATGTTATTACGGCAACAGACATTGGTTCCTTGCCTGATAAGTCAGTAACAGAAGCGTTACAACGTGTACCAGGGGTAACTATTGAGCGTTTTGCAGCTTCGGATGATCCTAAGCATTATGCCGATGAAGGTACGGGCGTGTTAGTGCGTGGTCTTGATCGTGTGCGTAGTGAAATTAATGGTCGAGACGCTTTCTCAGCAAACCCCAGTGGTGGTTTAAGCTACGAAGACTTTCCAGCAGAATTACTTGGTGCCGTAGAAGTTGTTAAAAACCAAACTGCTGATCTTATTTCAGGCGGTATTGCTGGTACTGTTAATCTAATTACACGTAAGCCGTTTGATTCCCCTGACAGAATGTTTGCCTTTGGTGTTAAAGGAAATTACGGTGATTACCGTAAAGAGGCTACACCATCATTCAACGCGTTATTTTCTGATAACTGGGAAACAAACTCAGGTAAATGGGGTTTACTCGTTGCAGGCTCTAGAACTGAATTTAAAACTAAAGGTGATGGTTTTGGTTTAGGTAATTATCATAGTCGCGGCCCTTTCTCTGCTTTCTCTTATGAAAGTTGGGGGGAGTTAAGAGGTCCTGGTGTAGAGGCTGGCTTTTGGGATGGCCCTTGTTCGCCTTCTGTTCAAGCTTGGGATGGTACCTGTGAACCGTCAAACCTTTATACCGAAGAAGATGAAGAAAACTACGTAAGCGAGTATGAAGGTGGTCCCGTAGAAGGGCAACCAGATGGCGTTACTTATTACACACCCGCAGCGTTAACAATTACGACGGCTGAAAATGAACGAAAACGTACTGGGCTTACTGCATCTGTACAATGGGAAAGTCCAGATGAAAGAACGTTAGTGACAGTTGAGCATATATACTCGAAAGCATCGTTAGATTGGCGAGAGTATGTTATTAATAATGGTGAGCGAGGTTTTATATCAACGGTACCAGACGGTATTAAATGGTCTGCAGGCAGTAATCGTTATCCTTTAACGGTAGATAAAAATGGTTACGTAACCTCAGGTGTTGGCGATTTAACCACGACTCAATACCATCACAATTTCTTTTCGCGTTATAACAATACAGAAAGCGAGATCGCTGACTCTTCAATCAATATTAGATTTAAAGCGACTGATAGCTTAACAGTACATTTTGATTATCAGAACGTTGACTCTGAACGAACTGTTGATAATTATCAGCTTACAGCTTCAATGCGTGGTGGTGATTATACTGACCAATATGCACCATTTTTCTTAGACCTTCGTAATGAAACGCCATCTGTGGAGTTTCTCAATCCTGGGATTTCTAATCCACCAGATGTTCCTGGACCAACATTGAACGATGAGGGTGATCTTGAATTTACCCACCCAGTATTGAGTTTATACTCAGGCTTGCCTCACATAGAAGCGAATGATGCTGAGTCAGATTCATTTAAATTAGACTTAGAATATGTGATTGAAAAGGGCGTGTTTACGCGAATTCATGCAGGTGCGTATTACTCAGATAAAGACTTAGTGGCACGCAGTACTGAGTATGAAGGGTGGCAACCGCTAAATAAGCGGTGGGTTGCAGAAGAGGCATATCTTTCTTCAACGCAAGTTGCACCAGAATTATTTGAACGAGTAAATTTTAGAGATCATTTCAGAGGTGATACGTTTGAAGGGCCGTTTACCAGTTTCTTATTCCCGAGAATGAACTTAACTGAAAACTTTAATCAAACACTACGTGAAGGTTGTGGTACTTACTTTTCACCCGATAATGCTTGGGATCAAAGTGGCAATTGTGCGCTACCCTATGATGACATGACGGGCAGAGTTGATGGGCCATTTGCTGCTCGACATATTAGTGAAACCAACACTAAGCGCACCGAGTTCTATTTACGTGCAGATTTCGAAGTAGATTTATCAGATGATGTATATCTTACTGGTAATATTGGCTTACGCTCTGTCGATTATGATCTTGAATCAACAGGTGCTGTTACACTGCCAGCGCCTGCTTCGGTAAGTGAAGTAGGTAGTGTTCGTCATCAAGTTTGGCAAGATCTTTATCCTGAATTAGTTAGTCTATCAACCGGTGAAGCATTTTTCTCCACGGTAGATCATAATTATTCAACTGTATTACCAAGCTTAAACTTAAATTTTGGTATTGGTGATGACTTTGTTGTGCGTTTTGGCGCATCAAAAGGGATTTTCTTTCCTAGTTTAACAGACTCAGTGAATAAGATGTTTGTCAGTTTAAGTGCGGAAAGTGTACTTCAAGATCCAAACCAAGCAGAGAACGATGAAACAAATCCCGTTATTGATTATAAAAATATAGAAATAACAGCGAATGCCCGAAACCCATATTTAGATCCTGAAGAGTCGGTTAATTTAGATGTGACCGCTGAATGGTACTTTGCAGAAACTGGTTCTTTGACGGCTGGTTTATTCCGTAAGAAGTTAGACGGTATTATTCGAAATAAATCTTTTGCATCAACTGTTGAAGCGAATGAACAAGACTATACGGTGTCTGCTTATGGGCCAAGTAATGTAGGTTCAGGAACCATTCAAGGTTATGAAGTTTCATATACCCAGTTTTACGATATGTTACCTGGTGCATTGAAAGGTTTGGGACTACAGTTGAACTACACCTATATCGACCAAGATGGCCTTGAAGATCCAAATGAGAATCCAACAGTACAATCTCGTTTCTCAAATGGCTCATTGGAAGCACCTGATGGTCGAAATACTTTTAGGCAATTCAGTGGTTTACCCTTGGTTGGCTATTCAGATCAAAATGTCAATATTGTTGGTATGTATGAATATGAAGGTATTTCAGCACGTTTAGCATATACATGGCGTTCTGAGTACTTATTGGCACTGCGTGAGTCGACAGAGTTTGTCCCTGTATATTCAGAAGCACAGGGCTTGATGGACTTTAGTATACATTACAATATTAGTGACAATTTTAAAGTTGGTTTCGAAGTAAGTAATGTTCTTGGGGAAAATACAAATACTAAGTATCAACAAAATCAAGAAGGTACTTTGACCGATGCATTTACCTTTACGACTGATCGTCGTTATGCATTATCACTAAGAGGAAGTTTTTAA